In one window of Streptomyces griseus subsp. griseus DNA:
- a CDS encoding SPFH domain-containing protein produces MADITRRFGWRHLRSAPTAHIRHHKRGELAHDGRGLSFWYRSLSAALSEVPVDDRELAMAFHARTADFQDVTVQATVTYRVSDPALAADRLDFSVDPDTGSWRSAPLEQIATLLTETAQQHTLDVLARTPLAQALVDGVASVRERVATGLAAEPRLPATGIDVVAVRVVAIRPEAEVERALRTPAREQIQQEADRATYERRAVAVERERAIAENELASQIELARREEQLVDQRGTNARREAEEKAAADGVRTEAEASRKVRLARADAEAARETGSARAEAQAAWLRVHGEVDPATLHALAATRLAENVPRIESLTLSPDILTGLLAKLGRAEGGAGA; encoded by the coding sequence ATGGCCGACATCACCCGCCGCTTCGGCTGGCGCCATCTGCGCTCCGCGCCCACCGCCCACATCCGCCACCACAAGCGCGGCGAGCTCGCCCACGACGGGCGTGGCCTCAGCTTCTGGTACCGGTCGCTGTCGGCGGCGCTCTCCGAGGTGCCGGTCGACGACCGGGAGCTGGCCATGGCGTTCCACGCCCGTACGGCGGACTTCCAGGACGTCACCGTGCAGGCCACCGTCACCTACCGGGTCAGCGACCCGGCCCTGGCGGCCGACCGGCTGGACTTCTCCGTGGACCCGGACACCGGGAGCTGGCGCAGTGCGCCCCTGGAGCAGATCGCCACCCTGCTCACCGAGACCGCGCAGCAGCACACGCTGGACGTCCTGGCCCGTACCCCGCTCGCGCAGGCCCTGGTGGACGGGGTCGCCTCGGTACGGGAACGGGTCGCCACCGGCCTCGCCGCCGAGCCGCGACTGCCCGCCACCGGCATCGACGTGGTCGCCGTGCGGGTCGTCGCGATCCGCCCCGAGGCCGAGGTGGAGCGCGCCCTGCGCACCCCGGCACGTGAGCAGATCCAGCAGGAGGCGGACCGGGCCACCTACGAGCGGCGGGCGGTGGCCGTGGAGCGCGAGCGCGCCATCGCCGAGAACGAGCTGGCGAGCCAGATCGAACTGGCCCGGCGCGAAGAACAGCTGGTCGACCAGCGCGGCACCAACGCGCGCCGGGAGGCGGAGGAGAAGGCCGCGGCCGACGGCGTACGGACGGAGGCCGAGGCGTCCCGCAAGGTGCGGCTGGCCCGGGCGGACGCCGAGGCGGCACGCGAGACGGGTTCGGCGCGCGCCGAGGCCCAGGCCGCCTGGCTGCGGGTGCACGGCGAGGTCGACCCGGCCACGCTGCACGCCCTGGCGGCGACCCGGCTCGCGGAGAACGTGCCGCGCATCGAGAGCCTCACCCTCTCCCCCGACATCCTCACCGGGCTCCTCGCCAAGCTCGGCCGCGCGGAGGGCGGTGCGGGAGCGTGA
- a CDS encoding SDR family oxidoreductase encodes MELGNPIDFNGRVAIVTGGTQGIGAVIAEAFLAAGAEVMVCARTTPAALPSSGGRHAAFHPTDVRDPAAAARLVAATAEEFGRLDILVNNAGGSPDADAATVSPRFVEKVVALNLLAPFYVAQAANLAMREQPEGGCVINIGSVSAHDPQPGTAAYSAAKAGLLGLTRALALEWAPKVRVNHITAGLIRTASAAELYGEDSGATVAGIVPMRRLAVPADVAHACLWLAGPHSSYVNGADLAVHGGGEIPARDLARRNTGPAPFSSP; translated from the coding sequence ATGGAGCTGGGCAATCCGATCGACTTCAACGGGCGGGTGGCGATCGTCACCGGCGGCACCCAGGGCATCGGTGCCGTGATCGCGGAGGCCTTCCTCGCGGCGGGCGCGGAGGTCATGGTCTGCGCCCGCACCACCCCTGCCGCACTGCCGTCCTCCGGCGGCCGGCACGCCGCCTTCCACCCCACGGACGTCCGGGACCCGGCGGCGGCAGCCCGACTGGTGGCCGCCACAGCCGAAGAGTTCGGCCGACTCGACATCCTCGTCAACAACGCCGGCGGCTCCCCCGACGCCGACGCGGCCACCGTCTCCCCCCGCTTCGTCGAGAAGGTCGTCGCCCTCAATCTCCTCGCCCCCTTCTACGTGGCCCAGGCCGCCAACCTGGCCATGCGGGAACAGCCCGAGGGCGGCTGCGTGATCAACATCGGCAGCGTCTCGGCCCATGACCCGCAGCCGGGCACCGCCGCCTACTCGGCGGCGAAGGCGGGACTGCTCGGCCTCACCCGGGCCCTGGCCCTGGAGTGGGCGCCGAAGGTCCGGGTGAACCACATCACCGCGGGGCTCATCCGCACCGCGAGCGCCGCCGAGCTCTACGGCGAGGACTCGGGCGCCACGGTGGCGGGCATCGTCCCGATGCGGCGGCTGGCGGTTCCGGCGGACGTGGCGCACGCCTGCCTCTGGCTCGCCGGGCCGCATTCCTCGTACGTCAACGGGGCCGACCTGGCCGTGCACGGCGGTGGCGAGATCCCGGCCAGGGACCTGGCCCGCAGGAACACCGGCCCAGCCCCCTTCTCGTCACCTTGA
- a CDS encoding TetR/AcrR family transcriptional regulator: MPSPDSVQESALASRRSKITPERAQELYTAVLDLLRESGYESLTMEGVAARTRCGKSTLYRQWGSKPELVVAALHGTRRMRLPDIDTGTLAGDLLEAARAIGEASERDTPLMHALSHAALQSPELLCALREALIVPEIAAIDAMVRRAQARGEIAADLPGAEYVAAQLLGVMRARPLLEGRYADAAYLTGFVEKAILPGLGLTAGTPEP, from the coding sequence ATGCCGTCGCCCGATTCCGTACAGGAGTCAGCCCTCGCTTCCCGCCGGTCGAAGATCACGCCGGAGCGCGCGCAGGAGCTCTACACGGCGGTGCTGGACCTCCTGCGGGAGAGCGGTTACGAGTCGCTGACCATGGAGGGCGTCGCCGCCCGCACGCGGTGCGGCAAGTCGACGCTGTACCGGCAGTGGGGATCGAAGCCGGAGCTGGTCGTGGCCGCGCTGCACGGCACCCGGCGGATGCGACTGCCGGACATCGACACCGGGACGCTGGCCGGGGACCTCCTGGAGGCGGCCCGGGCGATCGGCGAGGCTTCGGAGCGTGACACCCCGCTGATGCACGCGCTCAGCCATGCGGCGCTCCAGAGCCCCGAGCTGCTGTGCGCCCTGCGCGAGGCGCTGATCGTGCCGGAGATCGCGGCGATCGACGCGATGGTCCGGCGGGCCCAGGCCCGCGGCGAGATCGCGGCGGACCTGCCGGGCGCGGAGTACGTGGCGGCCCAGCTGCTCGGCGTGATGCGTGCGCGGCCGCTGCTGGAGGGGCGGTACGCGGACGCGGCATACCTCACCGGGTTCGTCGAGAAGGCGATCCTGCCCGGACTCGGACTCACGGCGGGGACGCCGGAGCCCTGA
- a CDS encoding phosphatase PAP2 family protein: protein MTYARTEPTDQEPDIRARPPLVREFLLVAGLFLAYKFGRRAANGHVEEAFRNAGHVWDLERGLHLPGEGVVQGVLLHSRTLIHAANTYYATVHFPATVLFLVWLYWRRPLHYLWSRRVLAVLTGSALALHLLLPLAPPRMLPAAALVDTGQVYGPTVYGATPATDTMANQFAAMPSLHVGWAVMVAVGLIVATRSRWRWLWLLHPAVTLLVVVGTANHYWLDAIVVVALLAVALAALRLPLAARDVPAHLPWTAGAGVVRGEGARVPAYAVPGAGATVRSYAPAPGAGAGTEPYVVGDAHPARTPAGSGAGR, encoded by the coding sequence GTGACGTACGCCCGCACCGAGCCCACGGACCAGGAGCCGGACATACGTGCCCGACCGCCCCTCGTCCGCGAGTTCCTTCTCGTGGCCGGACTCTTCCTGGCCTACAAGTTCGGCCGCCGGGCGGCCAACGGCCACGTCGAGGAGGCGTTCCGCAACGCCGGGCACGTCTGGGACCTCGAACGAGGGCTGCACCTCCCGGGCGAAGGTGTCGTCCAGGGTGTGCTGCTGCACAGCCGGACACTGATCCACGCCGCGAACACGTACTACGCCACCGTGCACTTCCCCGCCACGGTCCTCTTCCTGGTCTGGCTCTACTGGCGCCGCCCGCTCCACTACCTCTGGTCGCGGCGCGTCCTCGCGGTGCTCACCGGCTCCGCCCTCGCGCTCCACCTGCTCCTCCCGCTCGCCCCGCCCCGGATGCTCCCGGCCGCCGCGCTGGTCGACACCGGCCAGGTCTACGGGCCGACGGTGTACGGCGCCACGCCCGCGACCGACACGATGGCCAACCAGTTCGCCGCGATGCCCTCGCTGCACGTCGGCTGGGCCGTGATGGTGGCCGTCGGGCTGATCGTCGCCACCCGCTCCCGGTGGCGCTGGCTCTGGCTGCTGCACCCGGCGGTCACGCTGCTCGTCGTCGTGGGCACCGCCAACCACTACTGGCTGGACGCGATCGTGGTCGTGGCGTTGCTCGCGGTGGCGCTCGCCGCGCTCCGGTTGCCCCTCGCGGCCCGTGACGTACCGGCGCACCTGCCGTGGACGGCGGGCGCCGGTGTGGTGCGCGGAGAGGGTGCGCGCGTACCGGCCTACGCCGTCCCGGGCGCGGGTGCGACGGTGCGCTCGTACGCCCCCGCCCCCGGTGCCGGTGCGGGGACTGAGCCGTACGTCGTCGGGGACGCGCACCCCGCACGCACCCCCGCCGGGTCCGGAGCCGGCCGATGA
- a CDS encoding PadR family transcriptional regulator, which produces MSLPHAILTALLEKPSSGLELTRRFDRSIGYFWSSTHQQIYRELGRLEQAGRIRALPATAPARGQKKEYEVLPAGREELAAWVASPEDPRPVRDPLLLRMRAAAVVGVNGMGAELRRHLALHERQLAEYRAIEERDFTPAPEADADRLRHLVLRGGIDLETFWISWLTRATGDLDD; this is translated from the coding sequence ATGTCACTGCCGCACGCGATTCTCACCGCCCTGCTGGAGAAGCCGTCCTCCGGTCTGGAGCTGACCCGCAGGTTCGACCGGTCGATCGGCTACTTCTGGTCCTCCACGCACCAGCAGATCTATCGCGAGCTGGGAAGACTGGAGCAGGCGGGACGGATCAGGGCGCTGCCCGCGACGGCTCCGGCCCGGGGGCAGAAGAAGGAGTACGAGGTGCTGCCCGCCGGCCGCGAGGAGTTGGCGGCCTGGGTGGCGTCCCCCGAGGACCCGCGCCCGGTGCGCGATCCGCTGCTCCTGCGGATGCGGGCTGCGGCGGTCGTCGGGGTGAACGGGATGGGGGCGGAGCTGCGCCGCCATCTGGCTTTGCACGAGCGGCAGTTGGCGGAGTACCGCGCGATCGAGGAGCGGGACTTCACTCCGGCGCCCGAGGCCGACGCGGACCGGCTGCGCCATCTGGTGCTGCGGGGCGGCATCGATCTGGAGACGTTCTGGATCAGCTGGCTGACGCGCGCCACCGGTGACCTGGACGACTGA
- a CDS encoding DoxX family protein — translation MVCVNRRDLGLLALRVGTGAVLAAHGSQKLAGWFGGGGIQGTTAAMEAMGFHPPKHSAVAAGLGEAGGGALLALGLATPAAGAAAAGAMAGAVAVHAPAGFFAQGGGYEYPAFLGFTAAAIGLTGPGRYSVDHVTCHIFDRPWMVALAFAGSAAAAAAVVGKRAKGQADEERETAR, via the coding sequence ATGGTCTGCGTCAACCGGCGTGATCTCGGCCTGCTCGCCCTGCGCGTCGGTACCGGCGCGGTGCTCGCCGCCCACGGCAGCCAGAAGCTGGCCGGCTGGTTCGGCGGCGGAGGTATCCAGGGCACCACGGCCGCGATGGAAGCCATGGGCTTCCATCCGCCCAAGCACAGCGCCGTGGCGGCCGGTCTCGGCGAGGCGGGCGGCGGGGCGCTGCTGGCCCTCGGGCTCGCCACCCCCGCCGCCGGGGCCGCGGCCGCCGGGGCGATGGCCGGAGCGGTGGCCGTGCACGCGCCCGCGGGCTTCTTCGCGCAGGGCGGCGGCTACGAGTACCCGGCGTTCCTCGGCTTCACCGCGGCCGCCATCGGGCTGACCGGCCCCGGCCGCTACTCGGTGGACCACGTCACGTGCCACATCTTCGACCGGCCCTGGATGGTCGCCCTCGCCTTCGCGGGCAGCGCGGCCGCCGCTGCCGCGGTGGTCGGCAAGCGCGCCAAGGGGCAGGCCGACGAGGAGCGGGAGACAGCGCGATGA
- a CDS encoding MMPL family transporter — protein sequence MFTPARSARWLIPVVLLIAWFGIGGGLGPYAGKLGEVATNDQASFLPQNAESTQVIDAQKAFQQDESLPVILVWTSKDEGTPVGEAQREAATGALASLAGTEGVVGKASPALPSEDGLALQGIVQLSPGLGDELPTVLAEVEKAGAGVPGTTVQLAGPAASQADLSDAFAGIDGLLLGVALITVLVILLLVYRSVLLPFLIILGAVFALGLACAIVYVLADHDIVRVDGQVQGILSILVIGAATDYALLLTARFREELAVQGDRFAAMRVALRESFGPITASAATVAVGLLALLLSDLTNNRALGPVGAIGIVCSVLSALTFLPAALVLLGRRAYWPAKPKPAEDGIGGHGIWSKVAALVDRAPRKVWAITLGVLIACAAFAPTLTSKGVPLDEIFVNDAPSVAAQQTLGEHFPGGSGNPAVIIAAADRLDQVSEAASRTDGVASVAPVSEGGRPGGEPLIVDGKVRIDATLKAAADSDAAKETVAALREAVHEVPGSDALVGGYTAQQYDTQRTAEDDRTLIVPVVLAIILVILVFLLRSLLMPVLLVTTVALNFLATLGISSLVFTHVFGFSGTDSSVPLYGFVFLVALGVDYNIFLMSRVREESLRHGTREGILRGLTTTGGVITSAGVVLAATFAALGVIPLAFLVQIAFIVAFGVLLDTLVVRSLLVPALVRDIGPKAWWPGVLSRESADGQRGATPGAVGR from the coding sequence ATGTTCACCCCTGCACGGTCGGCCCGCTGGCTGATCCCTGTCGTCCTGCTGATCGCCTGGTTCGGTATCGGCGGCGGGCTCGGTCCGTACGCGGGCAAGCTCGGCGAGGTCGCCACCAACGACCAGGCATCCTTCCTGCCCCAGAATGCCGAGTCCACGCAAGTCATCGACGCGCAGAAGGCGTTCCAGCAGGACGAGAGCCTCCCCGTCATCCTCGTATGGACGTCGAAGGACGAGGGCACTCCGGTGGGCGAGGCCCAGCGGGAAGCGGCCACCGGCGCTCTGGCCTCGCTCGCGGGCACCGAGGGCGTCGTGGGGAAGGCGTCCCCCGCGCTGCCCTCCGAGGACGGCCTCGCGCTCCAGGGCATCGTGCAGCTGAGCCCCGGCCTCGGGGACGAGCTGCCGACGGTGCTGGCGGAGGTCGAGAAGGCCGGTGCGGGCGTACCCGGCACCACCGTGCAGCTCGCGGGCCCCGCCGCGAGTCAGGCCGATCTCTCCGACGCCTTCGCGGGCATCGACGGGCTGCTCCTCGGGGTGGCCCTGATCACCGTGCTGGTCATCCTGCTGCTGGTGTACCGCAGTGTGCTGCTGCCCTTCCTCATCATCCTGGGTGCGGTCTTCGCCCTGGGACTGGCCTGCGCGATCGTCTATGTGCTCGCCGACCACGACATCGTGCGGGTGGACGGCCAGGTACAGGGCATCCTGTCGATCCTGGTGATCGGCGCCGCGACGGACTACGCACTGCTGCTGACCGCCCGCTTCCGGGAGGAACTGGCCGTCCAGGGCGACCGGTTCGCCGCGATGCGGGTGGCACTGCGTGAGTCCTTCGGCCCGATCACGGCCAGCGCCGCGACGGTGGCCGTGGGGCTGCTCGCCCTGCTGCTCAGCGACCTCACCAACAACCGGGCGCTCGGTCCGGTGGGCGCGATCGGCATCGTCTGCTCGGTCCTGAGCGCCCTCACCTTCCTGCCCGCCGCCCTGGTGCTGCTGGGCCGCAGGGCGTACTGGCCGGCGAAGCCCAAACCGGCCGAGGACGGGATCGGCGGCCACGGCATCTGGAGCAAGGTCGCCGCACTGGTCGACCGGGCTCCCCGCAAGGTCTGGGCGATCACTCTCGGCGTCCTGATCGCCTGTGCCGCGTTCGCCCCCACGCTCACCTCCAAGGGCGTGCCGCTGGACGAGATCTTCGTCAACGACGCCCCGTCCGTGGCCGCCCAGCAGACGCTGGGCGAGCACTTCCCCGGCGGCTCCGGCAACCCGGCGGTGATCATCGCGGCGGCCGACAGGCTGGACCAGGTGAGCGAGGCCGCGAGCCGCACCGACGGGGTGGCCTCGGTCGCCCCGGTGAGCGAGGGCGGCCGGCCCGGCGGCGAGCCCTTGATCGTCGACGGCAAGGTACGGATCGACGCGACCCTGAAGGCGGCGGCCGACAGCGACGCCGCCAAGGAGACGGTCGCCGCCCTGCGCGAGGCGGTGCACGAGGTGCCGGGCTCGGACGCCCTGGTCGGCGGCTACACGGCGCAGCAGTACGACACCCAGCGCACGGCCGAGGACGACCGGACGCTGATCGTGCCGGTGGTGCTGGCGATCATCCTGGTGATCCTGGTCTTCCTGCTCCGTTCGCTGCTGATGCCCGTGCTGCTGGTGACCACGGTCGCGCTGAACTTCCTGGCCACGCTGGGGATCTCGTCGCTGGTCTTCACCCATGTGTTCGGCTTCAGCGGTACGGATTCCTCGGTGCCGCTGTACGGGTTCGTGTTCCTGGTCGCCCTCGGCGTCGACTACAACATCTTCCTGATGTCCCGGGTCCGCGAGGAGTCCTTGCGGCACGGCACCCGGGAGGGCATCCTGCGCGGGCTGACCACGACCGGCGGGGTCATCACGTCGGCCGGGGTCGTCCTCGCGGCCACGTTCGCCGCCCTGGGCGTCATTCCGCTGGCGTTCCTCGTCCAGATCGCCTTCATCGTCGCCTTCGGTGTCCTGCTGGACACCCTGGTCGTCCGCTCGCTCCTCGTCCCGGCGCTGGTGCGGGACATCGGGCCGAAGGCGTGGTGGCCGGGGGTGCTGAGCCGCGAGAGCGCGGACGGTCAGCGCGGAGCGACGCCGGGGGCCGTGGGGCGGTAG
- a CDS encoding MarR family winged helix-turn-helix transcriptional regulator, whose protein sequence is MTSADSRQTRSGASDPAAPPEPGPTADLQAFAVELRRMNGEINRMTHGFAAHQQLHPTDVSALAAILDAPAPLTPGALREHLGLTSGAVTACLDRLERAGHIRRARESADRRVVHIHYEASARMAARDYFMPLAEATARARARFGEAELTTVLRFLAAMNEELSEAPPAGH, encoded by the coding sequence GTGACCAGCGCTGACAGCCGACAGACCCGGAGCGGCGCCTCGGACCCCGCCGCTCCCCCGGAACCCGGGCCCACGGCCGATCTCCAGGCGTTCGCGGTCGAACTCCGCCGGATGAACGGCGAGATCAACCGGATGACCCACGGCTTCGCGGCGCACCAGCAGCTCCACCCCACGGATGTCTCCGCCCTGGCGGCCATCCTCGACGCGCCCGCCCCTCTGACGCCGGGCGCGCTGCGCGAGCATCTGGGGCTCACGTCGGGCGCGGTGACCGCCTGCCTCGACCGGCTGGAGCGGGCCGGACACATCCGGCGGGCCCGCGAGAGCGCCGATCGCCGGGTGGTGCACATCCACTACGAGGCGAGCGCCCGGATGGCCGCCCGCGACTACTTCATGCCGCTCGCCGAGGCCACGGCCCGGGCGCGGGCACGCTTCGGCGAGGCGGAGCTCACGACCGTCCTGCGCTTCCTCGCGGCGATGAACGAGGAGCTGTCCGAGGCTCCCCCGGCTGGCCACTGA
- a CDS encoding fasciclin domain-containing protein: MTITRLQRTVAAAAALALPASIAFFAPQAQAQAPAEPFGPACASVPKEGAGSLEGMAKDPVATAASNNPELSTLVSALQKAGLVDTLNNAKNITVFAPTNDAFKKIPQADLNALLNNKEELTKVLTYHVVGEKLTTKQLEDGTYKTLQGTDLTVKGSGSDFTVNDSSKIVCGNVPTANATVNLVDTVLMPTS, translated from the coding sequence ATGACCATCACCCGCCTTCAGCGCACCGTCGCGGCCGCCGCCGCGCTCGCCCTGCCCGCCTCCATCGCGTTCTTCGCGCCGCAGGCGCAGGCGCAGGCTCCGGCTGAACCGTTCGGTCCGGCTTGCGCGTCCGTCCCCAAGGAGGGGGCGGGTAGCCTTGAGGGCATGGCGAAGGATCCGGTCGCCACCGCCGCCTCCAACAACCCCGAACTCTCCACCCTCGTCAGCGCCCTCCAGAAGGCCGGCCTGGTGGACACCCTCAACAACGCCAAGAACATCACGGTGTTCGCGCCGACGAACGACGCCTTCAAGAAGATCCCGCAGGCCGACCTCAACGCGCTCCTCAACAACAAGGAGGAGCTCACCAAGGTGCTGACGTACCACGTGGTGGGCGAGAAGCTCACGACGAAGCAGCTCGAGGACGGCACCTACAAGACCCTTCAGGGCACCGATCTCACGGTGAAGGGGTCCGGTTCCGACTTCACGGTGAACGACTCCTCGAAGATCGTCTGTGGCAATGTGCCGACGGCCAACGCCACGGTCAACCTGGTCGACACGGTGCTCATGCCGACGTCGTGA
- a CDS encoding DUF1206 domain-containing protein, with protein MNTRSAAAQGRGQAQRAANSTAVEVGARAGFGARGVIYVLVGALALQIALSGGGGKQADRGGAIAEIAEKPFGKIVLWLLGIALVGMALWRLSEALFGSAGPDGDKPTKRAMAGGRFVFYCFVAYSVLSFAAGDSDSGSGSSDERSQDVTAMALGWPGGQWIVAIGGAGVAGAGIWIAVRAIMRKYHKHLRMAEMSKKVRRAVDFTGVFGGSARGAVFATAGGFAIAAAISHDPDQTKGMDDTLRSFTDTPVGPWLLVIIALGLVAFGVFSWFNARYRKV; from the coding sequence ATGAATACCCGTTCAGCAGCAGCTCAGGGGCGCGGCCAGGCACAGCGAGCCGCCAACAGCACCGCCGTGGAGGTCGGAGCCCGTGCCGGGTTCGGCGCCCGCGGAGTCATCTACGTCCTCGTGGGCGCCCTCGCCCTGCAGATCGCGCTCTCCGGAGGCGGCGGCAAGCAGGCGGACCGGGGTGGCGCGATCGCGGAGATAGCCGAGAAGCCGTTCGGCAAGATCGTGTTGTGGCTGCTGGGCATAGCCCTGGTGGGCATGGCGCTCTGGCGGCTGTCCGAGGCCCTCTTCGGCTCGGCCGGCCCCGACGGCGACAAGCCGACCAAGCGGGCCATGGCCGGGGGACGCTTCGTCTTCTACTGCTTCGTCGCCTACTCCGTCCTCTCCTTCGCCGCAGGCGACTCCGACAGCGGCAGCGGTTCGTCCGACGAGCGGTCCCAGGACGTCACCGCCATGGCGCTGGGCTGGCCCGGAGGCCAGTGGATCGTCGCCATCGGCGGTGCGGGGGTCGCCGGTGCCGGTATCTGGATCGCGGTCCGGGCCATCATGCGGAAGTACCACAAGCACCTGAGGATGGCGGAGATGTCGAAGAAGGTGCGCCGCGCGGTGGACTTCACCGGAGTGTTCGGCGGCTCGGCGCGCGGTGCCGTGTTCGCCACCGCGGGCGGCTTCGCCATCGCCGCGGCGATCAGCCACGACCCCGACCAGACCAAGGGGATGGACGACACCCTGCGCTCCTTCACCGACACCCCCGTCGGCCCGTGGCTCCTGGTGATCATCGCCCTCGGCCTGGTCGCCTTCGGTGTCTTCTCCTGGTTCAACGCCCGCTACCGCAAGGTCTGA
- a CDS encoding DUF4383 domain-containing protein, translated as MKLSDELPVDHRLATVYRIGAGLCGVILLVFGILGFTNQLGFFETSGAQVAGLSTNGLLSLISVVVGLVLIAGASIGGNVASMVNMTVGTLFLLSGFVHIFILDKGANILDFGMSNVIFSFVMGLLILTFGMYGRVTGGLPHDNPYWRSRHPEQAAREDATRRGATAAGPPRVTGGGAGRTVR; from the coding sequence ATGAAACTGAGCGACGAACTCCCCGTGGACCACCGGCTCGCGACCGTTTACCGGATCGGAGCGGGACTCTGCGGGGTCATCCTTCTGGTCTTCGGCATCCTCGGCTTCACCAACCAGCTCGGCTTCTTCGAAACGAGCGGCGCTCAGGTCGCCGGGCTCTCCACCAACGGCCTGCTGAGCCTGATCTCCGTCGTGGTCGGCCTGGTGCTGATCGCCGGGGCGTCGATCGGCGGGAACGTCGCCTCGATGGTGAACATGACGGTCGGCACGCTCTTCCTGCTCAGCGGGTTCGTCCACATCTTCATCCTGGACAAGGGCGCCAACATCCTGGACTTCGGCATGTCCAACGTGATCTTCAGCTTCGTGATGGGGCTGCTCATCCTGACGTTCGGGATGTACGGCCGGGTCACCGGCGGGCTGCCGCACGACAACCCGTACTGGCGCAGCAGGCACCCCGAGCAGGCCGCCCGTGAGGACGCGACCCGCCGGGGTGCGACGGCGGCCGGGCCGCCCCGGGTGACCGGGGGCGGCGCCGGACGCACCGTGCGGTAG
- a CDS encoding RNA polymerase sigma factor, with protein MTALLSPAGTVAALPAPAGNRHEDRPEDRVEGPPADRIEAERLAAGFVRGDEDSFALVYRRWGALVYSLAARSLGDAREAEDVAQQTFLAAWRGRHGYHAVRGPLPGWLVGIARRKIADAHAARSRRTELAAAHAAREGSDAPGTAERPEAALDRVLVTQELRKLPPVQRRILCLAFFDDLTHVQIAERTGLPLGTVKSHARRAILRIRRSVAEGCPDGVA; from the coding sequence ATGACGGCACTCCTGAGCCCGGCCGGCACGGTGGCCGCGCTGCCCGCCCCGGCCGGGAACCGGCACGAGGACCGGCCCGAGGACCGGGTCGAGGGCCCTCCAGCGGACCGGATCGAGGCCGAACGGCTGGCCGCCGGGTTCGTACGCGGCGACGAGGACAGCTTCGCCCTCGTGTACCGCCGCTGGGGCGCCCTGGTGTACTCGCTGGCGGCGCGGTCCCTGGGGGACGCCCGGGAGGCCGAGGACGTGGCGCAGCAGACGTTCCTCGCCGCGTGGCGGGGCCGCCACGGCTACCACGCGGTGCGCGGACCGCTGCCGGGCTGGCTGGTCGGCATCGCCCGCCGCAAGATCGCCGACGCCCATGCGGCCCGTTCCCGGCGCACGGAGCTGGCGGCCGCCCACGCGGCGCGCGAGGGGTCCGACGCCCCCGGAACGGCCGAGCGGCCGGAGGCGGCGCTGGACCGGGTGCTGGTGACGCAGGAGCTGCGCAAGCTGCCCCCGGTCCAGCGTCGCATCCTCTGTCTGGCGTTCTTCGACGACCTCACCCACGTCCAGATCGCCGAGCGGACCGGCCTGCCGCTGGGCACAGTGAAGAGTCACGCCCGGCGCGCGATATTGCGCATCCGGCGCTCCGTCGCGGAGGGCTGTCCCGACGGAGTGGCGTGA